The following nucleotide sequence is from Catonella massiliensis.
TTATCTTTTTCCGGTTTATTTTCACTGGTGTTTTCCGAATCCGACTTTCCGCTCCCGCCTTTTGTCCCATCTTCTTCAGCAGTATTTTCCACTGCAAGATTAGAATAATACTCAGCAAGTTCATTGAGCTGGCTCACTCCACTTGATACGAGTACACCCTGGTCAAGCGCGGAGCCGCCACCCGAAAATATACTGAAAGAGGAGGTAATTGCCTCCACAATTTCATTGTACTTGGCTGTATCAGTACTACTCATAGAGAACAAAAGCACGAAGAAACATAAGAGCAGATTCATAAGGTCAGAGAAGGTTGCCATCCATTCGGGAGCGCCCGCCTTGGCCTCTTCCGGTTTTTTCTTCCTTGCCATATTTTATTCCTCTCCACCACCTTCTGAGAATGCTTCACGTTCAGCAGGTGTTAAGAATGATTTCAGTTTCTCCTCTATTACTCTAGGGTTCTCACCCGCCTGAATGGATAATATACCCTCAACCATGATTCCCTTTAGCATAATCTCCTCTGCACTGTTTGATTTAAGCTTGTTGGTAACAGGAGCGCAGAGCCAGTTTGCAAGGAAAGAACCATAGAAGGTAGTAATCAGCGCTATCGCCATGGAAGGACCGATTGAGCTTGGATCTGAAAGGTTAGCAAGCATGTTTACAAGACCGATAAGAGTACCAATCATACCCCAGGCAGGTCCCATACTTGCAAGAGTCTCCCAAAAACCGAACTTGCTTTTATGCCTCTCTTCGATACAGGAAATCTCAGTCTCAAGAATTCCTCTAACAAGCTCAGGGTCTGTACCATCTACTATAAGAAGTATGCCCTTCTTAAGAAATGGATCTTCTATATTCTGAGAAGCTTCCTCAAGGGCAAGCAAACCATCTTTTCTTGCAATATTAGACAGATTGATAATTCCCTTAATTACCTCAGACTGATTGAAGCTTACAGGCTTAAGAACCAAAGTAAAGCTCTTAAGTCCGGATACAAATTCACCTATGTTCTTGTTTGAAGCAAGAACTATCATGAAAGCACCACCAAAGGTAATGAGTGCCGATGGTAAATCGATGAATCCCATAATCGCCGCAGGATTGTCCATCATAATTGAGAAAAGCACAAGTCCAAGCGAAATTACAAGTCCAAGTAAAGTAGCTATATCCAAGCCAGTCACCTTCCGTTCTCGTTTATTCCCTACATATAGGGTGGTTATAATACAAGTATGTTAACTTGTATATTGGTTATATCGCAGCTTTCACACAAAATTACAGGGTTACTGATCCTTATCCAAAATCGCCCCTGTAAAAATCTCACGTTTATAGTTCTTGACGAGGCTTTTAATCTGAAGCCTGCTCTCCTTTACCATGATTTTTTTCCCTGTTGTGAGGGTAATAACAGTATCAGGAACCTCCTCAATCACCTCTATGAGGTCAGCATTGATAGTAAACTCCAAACCGTTCATTTTTGTAACGTCTATCACGTTTGACCTCCTATACACATACTATTAAAATTGTTAATAAATCTTAAGTTTTTCTTACAGATTTTAAAAAGCAAAAAAACCAGTTACTTCTATTATAATGACTTTTAGTGCAAAAATCAATATAAAGTAACAATTAAATATTAACAGAAATTTAGAATTACAGGGTTTTATTTTGTAATTATCTGATATCTTTGTAATATTCTTATGGAAATATTACACTTAGAGAATCAAATGGGGTTTACTTTTATGTCCCTATACTTTATACTAACAACGAATATTTTTATCGCTATGACTATATCGGCAGGTTTTGACCTAAAATTTATACCATTTAGGCAAAAAGTTACAGAAAGGACATTATGAAAACAAAGAAACTAATAAATTATTTGCTTATTTTTGCAATTCTAATCAGCTCTCTTATGTTCACCTTACCTGCTAGCGCAGCTACAGGAGAATATCATATCAAGGTAAACAGACTTACTAACACCGTAACTGTATATAAAAGGCAGGCGGATGGCTCATTTAAGCCGGTTAAAGCCATGCTGTGCTCATCAGGAGGCAACCTCACTCCTCTAGGTACTTACAGAACCACTGTGAAATACCGCTGGAGGCAGCTCCTATACAATGTGTGGGGGCAGTACTCCACAAGGATAGTAGGTCAGATACTCTTTCATTCCATTCCCTACTATAGGTTAAACGCAGGCACTTTGATGAAGGGACAATTTGAGAAGCTGGGTTCAACAGCTTCACATGGCTGTGTAAGACTCTCTGCTGCAGACACAAAGTGGATATATGATAACTGTTCACTAGGTACGAAAGTAACCATATATGAATCAAAGAATCCGGGACCTTTAGGAAAGCCGGAGCCTACACCTTATCCTACATACACAGGATTTGACCCTACAGACACCTGGAGCCCGGGACGCCCTATCATAAAGACGGACCCTGTTATAACTCTTCCAAAGAAAATAACTCTTTCAGCAAAAGATACAAGCTATGACCTCTTAAAAGGTGTGAAGGCTGTCTCTTACGACGGAAAGGACATCACAGACGATATAGAGATTGAAGATGATATTGATATTGAAACACCTGGTAATTATACCGTAACATACAGTGTTACCGACAAATATGGTCATACCGCTGCAAAAAGCACTACAGCAGTAATAGAATAACCTGTGAAAACGCATATACATTCCAGTTCATAGCATTACTAAAAACGAACCATTTAAGAGCCATACAGTCAAACCCTTCTTGTCTGTATGGCTCTATTTACACCTATCTTTATTCTTCTTATATTTATCTGTATTCTTCTATCTTAAACTGTATATTCCTAAATCCCTTATACTCATTTATCTGTGGATAATATATTATATCAAGCTTCCTATCGCCTTTGCTTAAAAAATAACTTTCAAATCCTTTCGCATCTCCAAACCAAATACCTTTATACACTCTTCCGTCTGTACCGTCTGTAAATTCAAGCCTTACTGCATTTTCATTCTTCCCTATTATGCTAAAGGACTGCACTAGGATGTCTCTTTTAGCAAAGGTTGGTGGTCTATTGCCTGTACCAAAGGGCTCAAATGAAGAGAGCTCTTCTATCAGCTTTTCAGACACATAATACGGAGGCAGTTCCATATCAAAGAACACCTTAGGTTTAAGTTCCTCCTCAGTTAAGCTGGTATTTTCATTTAGTTGCTTCCTCAATTTAAAAAGGTATTCCATCTGTTCCTCATTAGACTCTCCCTTCAATGAAAACCCTGCCGCCATAGGATGTCC
It contains:
- a CDS encoding motility protein A — protein: MDIATLLGLVISLGLVLFSIMMDNPAAIMGFIDLPSALITFGGAFMIVLASNKNIGEFVSGLKSFTLVLKPVSFNQSEVIKGIINLSNIARKDGLLALEEASQNIEDPFLKKGILLIVDGTDPELVRGILETEISCIEERHKSKFGFWETLASMGPAWGMIGTLIGLVNMLANLSDPSSIGPSMAIALITTFYGSFLANWLCAPVTNKLKSNSAEEIMLKGIMVEGILSIQAGENPRVIEEKLKSFLTPAEREAFSEGGGEE
- a CDS encoding flagellar FlbD family protein; protein product: MIDVTKMNGLEFTINADLIEVIEEVPDTVITLTTGKKIMVKESRLQIKSLVKNYKREIFTGAILDKDQ
- a CDS encoding L,D-transpeptidase family protein, whose translation is MKTKKLINYLLIFAILISSLMFTLPASAATGEYHIKVNRLTNTVTVYKRQADGSFKPVKAMLCSSGGNLTPLGTYRTTVKYRWRQLLYNVWGQYSTRIVGQILFHSIPYYRLNAGTLMKGQFEKLGSTASHGCVRLSAADTKWIYDNCSLGTKVTIYESKNPGPLGKPEPTPYPTYTGFDPTDTWSPGRPIIKTDPVITLPKKITLSAKDTSYDLLKGVKAVSYDGKDITDDIEIEDDIDIETPGNYTVTYSVTDKYGHTAAKSTTAVIE